A window from Leptothermofonsia sichuanensis E412 encodes these proteins:
- a CDS encoding peroxiredoxin — translation MPLSVGDTAPNFTVKDTNGNTVSLSDFAGKTVVLYFYPKDDTPGCTKEACNFRDNYTEYLSKGITVLGVSMDDEASHQAFTQKFSLPFPLLADVDGAITKAYDVEGEMNGMRYARRITYVIDGNGKISQVYTTVKADTHAADILAEIG, via the coding sequence ATGCCTCTATCAGTTGGCGACACTGCTCCAAACTTTACAGTCAAAGACACGAATGGTAATACCGTTTCGCTGTCTGACTTCGCGGGCAAGACCGTCGTGCTCTACTTCTATCCCAAAGACGACACCCCCGGCTGTACAAAAGAAGCCTGTAACTTCCGGGATAATTACACTGAGTATCTGAGCAAAGGCATCACTGTCCTTGGCGTCAGCATGGATGATGAAGCGTCGCACCAGGCCTTCACTCAAAAGTTCAGCCTCCCATTCCCGCTTCTGGCAGATGTGGACGGTGCTATCACCAAAGCTTACGACGTAGAAGGCGAAATGAACGGTATGCGTTACGCCAGGCGAATAACCTACGTCATTGATGGCAATGGAAAGATCAGCCAGGTTTACACCACCGTCAAGGCAGACACCCACGCGGCTGACATCTTGGCTGAAATTGGTTAA
- the panB gene encoding 3-methyl-2-oxobutanoate hydroxymethyltransferase, with amino-acid sequence MITTHQLAHWKQEGRAIVAVTAWDFAIAQILDQAGADLILVGDSLAMVALGHQTTLPVTLDEMLHHARAVQRGVQRALLVCDLPFLSYQESPQQALHSAGRALKEAGMQAVKLEGGHPAAIETVARIVQAGIPVMGHVGLTPQSVHRLGYRQQGKTPEAGERILQEAIALEQAGVFSIVLEHIPGDLALQITRKLTIPTIGIGAGPHCDGQVLVTADLLGLSTRQPPFARVYTNLREIITQAVQQYGTEVREGRFPAE; translated from the coding sequence ATGATTACGACGCATCAACTGGCTCACTGGAAACAGGAAGGACGGGCGATTGTGGCAGTGACTGCCTGGGACTTTGCGATCGCCCAGATCCTCGATCAGGCAGGAGCCGATCTGATCCTGGTAGGAGATTCGCTGGCAATGGTTGCCCTTGGGCATCAAACAACCCTGCCGGTCACCCTGGATGAAATGCTGCATCACGCCAGGGCTGTCCAGCGGGGAGTGCAACGGGCTTTACTGGTTTGCGATTTACCCTTTCTCAGCTACCAGGAAAGCCCCCAACAGGCGCTGCATTCAGCCGGGCGAGCGTTGAAAGAAGCTGGAATGCAGGCAGTCAAGCTGGAGGGGGGACATCCGGCGGCCATTGAAACGGTGGCCCGGATTGTGCAGGCGGGTATTCCGGTGATGGGGCATGTGGGATTGACCCCTCAGTCTGTGCATCGACTGGGCTATCGCCAGCAGGGAAAAACCCCTGAGGCGGGTGAACGCATTTTGCAGGAGGCGATCGCCCTGGAACAGGCAGGAGTGTTCTCCATCGTTTTAGAACACATTCCCGGCGATCTGGCACTCCAGATTACCCGGAAGCTGACGATTCCTACGATTGGGATTGGGGCTGGTCCCCATTGTGATGGACAGGTCCTCGTCACGGCTGACCTGCTAGGGCTTTCTACCCGCCAGCCTCCCTTCGCCAGAGTCTATACCAATCTACGCGAGATCATTACCCAGGCAGTTCAGCAGTATGGAACTGAGGTGCGGGAAGGAAGGTTTCCGGCAGAGTGA
- a CDS encoding tetratricopeptide repeat protein, which yields MTQTVEALFDEGIERYKAGESPEALIPLFKEVCDRSRKSSSAWTCLAWLYLLVGKPNQAYEAANKAVKLNPQDPQARINLVLAMLDTSKKGVREHIEVAQQLMMAIADLRQEVSQNIEDGLTRKPDWKSLQRVKTWLFEA from the coding sequence ATGACTCAAACTGTTGAAGCCCTCTTCGATGAAGGAATCGAGCGCTATAAGGCAGGAGAAAGTCCTGAAGCGCTGATTCCTCTCTTTAAGGAAGTGTGCGATCGCTCCCGCAAAAGCAGCTCTGCATGGACTTGCCTGGCATGGTTGTACCTGCTGGTTGGAAAACCAAACCAGGCCTATGAAGCTGCCAACAAAGCGGTCAAGCTCAATCCGCAGGACCCCCAGGCACGCATCAACCTGGTTCTGGCCATGCTGGACACGTCTAAAAAAGGGGTGCGTGAGCACATCGAGGTCGCCCAACAACTGATGATGGCAATCGCTGATCTGCGCCAAGAAGTTTCCCAAAATATCGAAGATGGCCTGACCCGCAAGCCTGACTGGAAGAGTCTGCAACGGGTTAAAACCTGGTTATTTGAAGCATAA
- the ahcY gene encoding adenosylhomocysteinase, whose protein sequence is MTVTPVRPTELKYEVKDLALAPKGKQRIEWAGREMPVLRQIQDRFAAEKPLAGIRLVACCHVTTETAHLAIALKNGGADALLIASNPLSTQDDVAASLVADYGIPVFAQKGEDNETYHRHVEIALDHRPNIIIDDGCDVVATLVKERQPQLADLIGTTEETTTGIVRLQAMFKAGVLTFPAMNVNDADTKHFFDNRYGTGQSTLDGIIRATNILLAGKTLVVAGYGWCGKGTALRARGMGANVIVTEIDPVKAIEAVMDGFRVMPMAEAAPLGDIFVTVTGNKHVIRSEHFAVMKDGAIVCNSGHFDIEIDLKALGAEATEVKEVRGFTEQYRLRNGKSVIVLGEGRLVNLAAAEGHPSAVMDMSFANQALAAEYLVKHKGSLQPGIHSIPTEVDKEIARLKLQAMGIQIDSLTPEQVEYINSWTSGT, encoded by the coding sequence ATGACTGTAACTCCCGTTCGTCCGACCGAACTCAAGTATGAAGTGAAGGATCTGGCGCTTGCACCAAAAGGCAAGCAGCGGATTGAATGGGCTGGGCGGGAAATGCCAGTCCTGCGCCAGATTCAAGATCGATTTGCCGCAGAAAAACCCCTGGCAGGGATTCGCCTGGTTGCCTGCTGCCACGTCACGACTGAGACTGCCCACCTGGCGATCGCCCTCAAAAATGGGGGAGCCGATGCATTGTTGATTGCCAGCAATCCCCTCTCTACCCAGGATGATGTCGCCGCCAGTCTGGTAGCAGACTATGGTATTCCCGTGTTTGCCCAGAAGGGAGAAGACAACGAAACCTATCACCGCCACGTTGAGATTGCCCTGGATCACCGCCCCAATATCATCATCGATGACGGCTGTGATGTGGTTGCAACCCTGGTCAAAGAGCGGCAACCTCAACTGGCAGATTTGATTGGGACAACGGAAGAAACGACAACCGGCATCGTCCGCCTGCAAGCCATGTTCAAGGCTGGGGTACTGACCTTCCCCGCCATGAACGTGAATGATGCCGATACCAAGCACTTCTTCGACAACCGCTATGGGACTGGTCAGTCCACCCTGGACGGAATCATTCGGGCAACCAACATTCTGCTGGCCGGCAAAACTCTGGTGGTAGCTGGTTATGGCTGGTGTGGCAAGGGGACTGCTCTGCGGGCACGCGGCATGGGTGCCAATGTAATTGTGACTGAGATCGACCCGGTAAAAGCAATTGAAGCCGTGATGGATGGGTTCCGGGTGATGCCAATGGCAGAAGCGGCTCCGTTGGGTGACATTTTTGTCACGGTGACGGGCAACAAGCACGTCATTCGCAGCGAACACTTTGCGGTCATGAAGGATGGCGCAATTGTTTGCAACTCCGGTCACTTTGATATTGAAATTGACCTGAAGGCACTGGGTGCTGAAGCAACCGAAGTCAAGGAAGTGCGCGGGTTTACCGAGCAGTATCGCCTGCGGAACGGGAAGTCTGTGATTGTCCTGGGCGAAGGGCGTCTGGTCAACCTGGCAGCGGCTGAGGGGCACCCCAGTGCAGTAATGGATATGAGCTTTGCGAACCAGGCGCTGGCTGCCGAATATCTGGTCAAGCACAAGGGTTCTCTCCAACCTGGCATTCACTCGATTCCAACCGAGGTTGACAAAGAGATTGCCCGGTTGAAGCTTCAGGCGATGGGAATTCAGATTGATTCCCTCACGCCAGAGCAGGTTGAGTATATTAATTCCTGGACTTCTGGCACCTGA
- a CDS encoding HesB/IscA family protein, producing MTQVAQSSQRGIQMSDAALKHVLMLREKQGQDLCLRVGVKGGGCSGMSYTMNFEDPGNIQETDEVYDYDGFKVVCDPKSMLYLYGLVLDYSDALIGGGFQFTNPNASQTCGCGKSFSA from the coding sequence ATGACTCAAGTCGCTCAGTCTTCACAACGAGGCATTCAGATGTCTGATGCTGCCTTGAAACATGTTCTCATGCTGCGGGAAAAGCAAGGGCAGGATCTTTGTCTGCGGGTGGGTGTTAAAGGGGGTGGCTGCTCCGGGATGTCTTACACCATGAACTTTGAAGATCCTGGCAATATCCAGGAAACGGATGAAGTTTATGATTACGACGGCTTCAAAGTGGTGTGCGATCCCAAAAGTATGCTCTATCTTTATGGGCTGGTGCTGGACTACAGCGATGCGCTCATTGGTGGTGGGTTTCAATTCACCAACCCAAATGCTTCTCAGACCTGTGGTTGTGGGAAGTCATTTTCAGCTTAA
- a CDS encoding ligand-binding sensor domain-containing protein, with product MACVNAPKLLMGSLCLMLSLERLAAQAATSPDRLSPSGANSLAQLTTPSQSPPLYPPTAPPPRRDPLPDRRQLQEERNIGVDYRTSALQPDSRGGLWVGSWQGLARINPKTGHIYSRVSLPNTIIGALAQDRVGRIWVGTYEGLVRVDPRTGQITAQNFALPSNRVLALLIDKRGYLWVGTDSGLVLISPDQGLIMTTLRNLPGVSANALSIDRQGNLWVGTLEGLVQVNTASALIMRQVTNLPGSSVQALTSRTIAIPQPRPPVAQPAPRPQSPPPGNARKPAAVQKPAKPPPPPPPILKTTLWAGTPTGLVEVDAETGQILQTVASLQGRNVTALRFDRTDRLWTGTSNGLLRVNPRNGQIDGEIKAKLPSSRIVSLFPDAGGKLWVGTSEGLAWVSMQTFRIGVHNTFRRQ from the coding sequence ATGGCTTGCGTCAACGCCCCTAAATTGCTGATGGGTTCCCTATGTCTGATGTTGAGTTTGGAGAGACTGGCTGCTCAGGCTGCAACTTCACCTGACCGGCTTTCCCCCTCAGGTGCTAACAGCCTGGCTCAACTGACTACTCCCAGTCAATCCCCTCCGCTCTATCCACCAACGGCTCCGCCTCCGCGTCGGGATCCCTTACCCGATCGCCGGCAGTTGCAAGAAGAACGCAACATTGGGGTAGACTACCGGACGAGTGCCCTCCAACCCGATAGTCGTGGGGGGCTGTGGGTTGGCTCCTGGCAGGGATTGGCACGCATCAACCCCAAAACCGGGCACATTTATTCCCGCGTCAGTCTGCCCAACACTATCATTGGCGCATTGGCGCAGGATCGGGTGGGGCGCATCTGGGTAGGAACCTATGAAGGACTGGTGCGGGTAGACCCGCGCACGGGGCAGATCACAGCTCAAAACTTTGCGCTGCCGTCCAACCGGGTGCTGGCGCTGTTAATTGATAAACGGGGCTATCTCTGGGTGGGCACAGATAGCGGGCTGGTATTAATCAGTCCAGATCAGGGGTTGATTATGACCACCTTAAGAAATCTGCCAGGAGTCAGTGCCAATGCCCTCAGTATTGATCGGCAGGGAAACCTGTGGGTTGGTACTTTAGAGGGACTGGTGCAGGTCAATACCGCCAGTGCCCTGATTATGCGTCAAGTCACTAACCTTCCGGGCAGTTCGGTACAGGCGCTGACCTCCCGCACGATCGCCATTCCTCAACCGCGCCCCCCGGTTGCTCAACCAGCGCCCCGTCCACAGTCGCCCCCACCGGGGAATGCGCGCAAACCAGCCGCCGTCCAGAAACCAGCAAAACCGCCGCCACCGCCACCGCCCATTCTCAAAACAACCCTGTGGGCAGGCACCCCCACAGGTCTGGTGGAAGTGGATGCTGAAACAGGGCAGATTTTGCAGACAGTAGCATCCTTGCAGGGGCGGAATGTGACGGCGCTCCGATTTGACAGAACCGATCGCCTCTGGACCGGGACTTCCAATGGTTTGCTCAGGGTCAATCCTCGGAATGGTCAAATTGACGGCGAGATTAAAGCCAAACTGCCTTCCAGTCGAATAGTTTCCCTGTTCCCGGACGCAGGCGGCAAGTTATGGGTTGGTACCAGTGAAGGGCTGGCGTGGGTGAGTATGCAAACCTTTCGGATTGGGGTCCACAATACCTTTCGTCGCCAGTAA
- a CDS encoding glucokinase, which translates to MTLLLAGDIGGTKTILNLVEATTSGNKAGTALKPLYESRYSSADFPDLVPMVRKFLAEAAPQLGTTPLPAKACFAIAGPVVDGASKLTNLSWSLETHRLSQALEIPQVSLINDFAAVGYGVLGLENADLHTLQSGTPHTDAPIAIIGAGTGLGEGFIIHQAGTYRVYGSEGGHADFAPRTPLEFQLLRYLIERHGLERVSTERVVSGQGIVSIYQFLRDRGIAQESPEIAHAIQIWQQEMGKSEKTVDPGAVIGKAALDRRDPLSEQTLQMFVELYGAEAGNLALKLLPYGGMYVAGGIAPKILPLLTDGRFLSAFGSKGRMSPLLERVPLHIVLNPKVGLIGAALCAARLAG; encoded by the coding sequence ATGACATTGCTACTGGCTGGCGATATTGGCGGCACTAAGACAATCCTGAACCTGGTAGAAGCTACAACCAGCGGGAACAAGGCAGGAACAGCCCTCAAGCCTCTGTACGAGTCTCGCTATAGCAGTGCCGATTTTCCTGATCTGGTGCCCATGGTGCGGAAGTTTCTGGCGGAAGCTGCTCCGCAGTTGGGCACCACTCCGTTACCTGCAAAAGCGTGTTTTGCGATCGCGGGTCCCGTGGTCGATGGGGCTTCCAAACTGACGAACCTGAGCTGGTCCCTGGAGACCCATCGCCTCAGTCAAGCTCTGGAAATTCCTCAGGTTTCTCTGATCAATGACTTTGCAGCCGTAGGTTACGGGGTTTTGGGGCTGGAAAATGCCGATCTACATACGCTTCAATCTGGAACCCCTCATACCGATGCCCCGATTGCCATCATTGGGGCAGGAACAGGGCTGGGAGAAGGATTTATCATTCATCAAGCAGGAACCTACCGGGTCTATGGGTCTGAAGGTGGACATGCCGACTTTGCCCCCCGCACCCCACTGGAATTTCAGCTCTTGCGCTATTTAATTGAACGTCATGGACTGGAACGAGTTTCAACGGAGCGGGTGGTGTCGGGACAGGGCATTGTTTCGATTTATCAGTTCTTGCGCGATCGCGGCATCGCTCAGGAATCCCCAGAAATTGCCCATGCAATCCAAATCTGGCAGCAGGAAATGGGTAAGAGCGAAAAAACAGTCGATCCAGGAGCGGTTATTGGCAAAGCGGCACTCGACAGGCGGGATCCATTGTCAGAGCAGACTTTGCAGATGTTTGTCGAACTCTACGGAGCTGAAGCAGGCAACCTGGCACTGAAACTCCTGCCCTATGGCGGCATGTATGTGGCTGGCGGCATTGCCCCCAAAATCCTGCCCCTGTTAACCGATGGGCGGTTTCTCAGCGCGTTTGGGAGCAAGGGACGCATGAGTCCTTTGCTGGAGAGGGTTCCACTCCATATCGTGCTGAACCCCAAAGTTGGATTGATTGGAGCTGCACTGTGCGCCGCCAGACTGGCGGGGTAG
- a CDS encoding aspartate aminotransferase, which produces MSLDWISPADRVRSLPPYVFARLDELKLRAREQGLDLIDLGMGNPDGATPQPVVEAAIAAVQDPANHGYPPFEGTASFRHTITQWYNRRYSVELDPEGEALPLLGSKEGLTHLALAYVNPGDLVLVPSPAYPAHFRGPLIAGGQIHSLILKPENDWLIDLAAIPDSVAEQAKILYFNYPSNPTAATAPREFFEEIVAFAHRYEILLVHDLCYAELAFDGYQPTSLLEIPGGKEIGVEFHTLSKTYNMAGWRVGFVVGNRHIIQGLRTLKTNLDYGIFKVLQTAAETALQLPDVYLHEVQARYRTRRDFLIAGLAELGWEIPRTRATMYLWVPCPPGIGSTDFALSVLQQTGVVLTPGNAFGTGGEGYVRISLIADCDRLGEALSRFKQAGIFYSSNVLVSNPE; this is translated from the coding sequence ATGAGCCTGGACTGGATCAGCCCTGCCGATCGCGTGCGTTCCTTACCCCCCTATGTCTTTGCCCGGTTAGATGAGTTGAAACTGCGTGCCCGGGAACAGGGATTAGATTTGATCGATCTGGGCATGGGCAACCCGGATGGTGCCACCCCTCAGCCAGTTGTGGAAGCGGCGATCGCGGCAGTTCAGGATCCAGCCAATCATGGCTATCCCCCCTTTGAAGGCACAGCTAGCTTCCGGCATACCATTACCCAGTGGTACAACCGGCGCTATAGTGTTGAGCTGGACCCGGAGGGAGAGGCTCTTCCGTTACTGGGGTCAAAGGAAGGACTGACCCATCTGGCCCTGGCTTATGTCAATCCTGGTGATCTGGTGCTGGTTCCCAGTCCTGCCTATCCGGCCCATTTCCGGGGTCCCCTGATTGCTGGAGGGCAGATTCACAGCCTCATTCTTAAGCCTGAAAATGACTGGCTGATTGACCTGGCAGCAATTCCTGACTCCGTAGCAGAACAGGCAAAAATTCTCTACTTCAACTACCCCAGTAATCCCACAGCCGCAACGGCACCCCGGGAATTTTTTGAAGAAATTGTTGCTTTCGCTCATCGCTACGAAATTCTGCTGGTGCATGATCTCTGCTATGCAGAACTGGCCTTTGATGGTTACCAGCCGACTAGCCTGCTGGAAATTCCAGGAGGCAAGGAGATTGGGGTCGAGTTTCACACCCTGTCAAAGACCTATAACATGGCAGGCTGGCGAGTGGGTTTTGTGGTTGGCAACCGCCATATTATCCAGGGGCTGCGAACACTGAAAACTAACCTGGACTATGGTATTTTCAAGGTATTGCAAACGGCTGCGGAAACTGCTCTGCAACTACCCGATGTATATCTCCATGAAGTGCAGGCACGCTATCGCACCCGGCGCGATTTCTTAATTGCCGGGTTAGCCGAGTTGGGCTGGGAAATTCCCAGGACCAGAGCGACCATGTACCTCTGGGTGCCCTGCCCGCCAGGAATTGGCTCCACAGACTTTGCCCTCTCCGTGTTGCAACAGACCGGCGTTGTCCTGACCCCTGGTAATGCCTTTGGGACGGGGGGAGAAGGGTATGTGCGAATTAGCCTGATTGCGGATTGCGATCGCCTGGGAGAGGCACTCAGTCGCTTCAAGCAAGCCGGTATCTTCTATTCATCGAATGTTCTGGTATCCAATCCTGAATAA
- a CDS encoding iron-containing alcohol dehydrogenase family protein, producing the protein MPIPVTSLPFLAVAPAQVVRGRGVLAQVGGAIAHLGRRPLVIGGDQTVALVKPKLQPVLKRQSLSVRWASYSPDCSEASLTVLQNAVAEHTADLVIGVGGGKAMDIAKLVAFQSQLPVITIPTAAATCAAWTALSNVYTEQGAFLYDMALARCPDLLVLDYDLVQTAPRRTLVAGIGDAIAKWYEASVSSGHSQQTLVIAAVQQARVLRDILFQKSLAALQEPGGVDWQEVVDATVLMAGMIGGIGGAQCRTVAAHAVHNGLTHLPACHDRLHGEKVAFGILVQLRLEEIVAGNQLAATARQQLLKFYTEIGLPQTLGDLGLGETSLSALQQAAEIACQPNSDIHRLPFKVESSQLMAAMVSTTAPVNDKGFEFTGMGSEFEDGRFTPDASTTQDPAPKPYHSFNREVTE; encoded by the coding sequence ATGCCGATTCCAGTCACTTCCCTTCCTTTTCTTGCAGTTGCACCTGCCCAGGTCGTTCGTGGGAGAGGTGTATTAGCTCAGGTGGGAGGGGCGATCGCCCATCTGGGTCGCCGCCCTTTAGTGATTGGTGGGGATCAGACTGTGGCATTGGTCAAACCAAAACTCCAGCCAGTTCTGAAGCGGCAGTCACTCTCAGTTCGCTGGGCTTCCTACAGTCCTGATTGCAGTGAAGCCAGTCTGACAGTGCTTCAGAACGCGGTGGCAGAACATACAGCAGACCTGGTCATTGGGGTCGGGGGGGGGAAGGCAATGGACATTGCGAAGTTAGTTGCGTTTCAAAGCCAGTTACCCGTCATCACCATTCCCACCGCAGCGGCGACCTGCGCTGCCTGGACGGCGCTTTCTAACGTTTATACTGAGCAGGGAGCCTTTCTCTATGATATGGCGCTGGCCCGCTGTCCCGATCTGCTGGTGTTGGACTATGACCTGGTGCAGACGGCTCCCCGTCGCACGCTGGTAGCTGGAATTGGGGATGCGATCGCCAAGTGGTACGAAGCCTCGGTGAGTAGTGGCCATTCTCAGCAGACATTGGTGATTGCAGCGGTTCAGCAAGCCAGGGTATTGCGTGACATTCTATTTCAAAAATCATTGGCTGCACTTCAGGAACCGGGTGGAGTTGACTGGCAAGAGGTTGTGGATGCCACTGTCTTGATGGCAGGGATGATTGGAGGAATTGGCGGTGCTCAGTGTCGCACGGTTGCTGCCCATGCCGTACACAATGGCTTAACCCACTTGCCTGCCTGCCATGATCGGTTACATGGCGAAAAGGTGGCCTTCGGCATTCTGGTACAGTTGCGGTTAGAAGAGATTGTGGCGGGCAATCAACTTGCTGCGACTGCCCGTCAGCAGTTATTAAAGTTTTACACCGAGATTGGATTGCCCCAAACCCTGGGGGATCTGGGATTGGGAGAAACTTCCTTATCGGCTTTACAACAAGCCGCTGAAATTGCCTGCCAGCCCAATTCTGATATTCACCGCCTGCCCTTTAAGGTGGAATCATCCCAATTGATGGCTGCCATGGTGTCTACAACAGCTCCAGTCAACGATAAGGGGTTTGAGTTTACAGGAATGGGTTCTGAGTTTGAGGATGGGCGTTTTACGCCAGATGCATCAACCACTCAAGACCCAGCACCTAAACCCTATCACTCCTTCAATCGTGAGGTTACAGAATGA
- a CDS encoding Ycf51 family protein, producing the protein MSTEQLLTFARWSGYFTLFCAALTGLGWILKWGIRFRLVGVTGFMGVLTGGLFALSLGLYSRPDIPGAVRYWRVFDTGSTQVVITVPNTITESELDATLRQAASKLFSPGRMSQGEEFITIRARTVLHPEPGVTQPLYLGQVKRSLLNREDNTPIVEIFSDKLAQLPKVESDGG; encoded by the coding sequence ATGTCCACCGAACAACTGCTAACCTTTGCCCGCTGGTCAGGCTATTTCACCCTTTTCTGTGCGGCTTTGACCGGGTTGGGCTGGATCTTGAAATGGGGGATCCGGTTTCGTCTGGTGGGAGTGACTGGCTTCATGGGTGTTCTCACGGGGGGACTGTTTGCCCTGAGTCTGGGACTTTATAGCCGTCCTGATATCCCCGGTGCCGTTCGTTACTGGCGTGTGTTTGATACCGGATCTACCCAGGTTGTAATCACAGTGCCCAACACAATCACTGAGTCAGAACTGGATGCCACCCTGCGGCAGGCTGCTTCTAAGCTTTTTTCTCCAGGACGGATGTCTCAGGGAGAGGAGTTCATCACGATTCGTGCCAGAACGGTGCTCCACCCGGAACCCGGTGTCACCCAACCCCTGTATCTGGGGCAAGTTAAGCGCTCCCTCCTCAACCGCGAAGATAATACTCCCATTGTTGAGATTTTTTCTGATAAATTAGCGCAGCTACCGAAGGTGGAATCGGATGGGGGTTGA
- a CDS encoding bis(5'-nucleosyl)-tetraphosphatase, translated as MAGSKFSQDEAFGIVPILREQNGYQFLLIQHHAGHWGFPKGHADPGESALEAACREFVEETGIASYSVLPEVTFTEQYFFNRRGKKFRKTVIYFPALVQSTTVKCQQEEIRAYAWVEFKQAIALMSFTGSRQVLIDVHHYLTSHSLA; from the coding sequence ATGGCTGGTTCAAAATTTTCCCAAGATGAGGCATTTGGCATTGTTCCAATTCTGCGCGAACAGAATGGTTATCAGTTTTTGTTGATTCAGCACCATGCGGGGCATTGGGGATTTCCCAAAGGACATGCGGATCCAGGCGAGTCTGCTTTAGAGGCCGCCTGCCGGGAATTTGTCGAAGAAACCGGAATTGCCAGTTATTCTGTCTTGCCTGAGGTGACATTTACTGAGCAATATTTTTTTAACCGTCGGGGTAAAAAATTCCGCAAAACGGTGATTTACTTTCCGGCTCTGGTGCAATCTACGACTGTGAAATGCCAGCAGGAGGAGATCCGCGCCTATGCCTGGGTGGAATTTAAGCAGGCGATCGCCCTGATGTCATTCACAGGCAGCAGGCAAGTTCTGATCGATGTCCATCACTACCTGACTAGCCATTCCCTGGCTTGA
- a CDS encoding Dethiobiotin synthetase — translation MDYETARQLLIVQGMATAADEDGLLTRLKQGHPPVPGQVTSILLALKVVFEALHDASSLDRELAAALYLLSSESRQQFERGRKTGVAWPPLLDEDLTRITTAVKSIFIGRWQG, via the coding sequence GTGGATTACGAGACTGCCCGTCAACTTTTGATCGTTCAGGGAATGGCAACCGCAGCCGATGAGGATGGGCTGCTGACCCGCTTGAAACAGGGACATCCTCCTGTCCCTGGTCAGGTTACTTCCATTCTGCTGGCATTAAAAGTGGTGTTTGAAGCATTGCACGATGCCAGTTCCCTTGATCGGGAGCTTGCCGCCGCCCTTTACCTCTTATCCAGCGAGAGCCGCCAACAATTTGAGCGTGGACGTAAGACTGGCGTGGCGTGGCCCCCTCTGCTGGATGAAGACCTGACCCGAATTACCACCGCCGTCAAAAGCATTTTTATCGGCAGGTGGCAAGGCTAA